In the genome of Anaerolineales bacterium, the window GCCCGCCCCGCTCTCTGCGGTTTCGGTCGCGCTACTGCACGATGAGCGTGCCCGTCATCCCGCCCTCGATGTGGCCGGCGACGCCGCACACGACTTCATAGTTGCCTGGCGTGGTGGGCGCCGTGAAGACCACGGTCGCCGAGGCACCAGCGGCGACGTCCTGGTCCACCAGGATGCTGTCCGTCACCGCCTCTTCATCGAAGGGCGGCACGATCGTGACACCGGCATCCAGCAGAAGCCACTCGTGCTCAACCGAGCCGTTGTTGGTGAGCGTGAGCGTCACCTCGGCTCCAGCGGGGACGGTCCAGGATTCTGGTTCGTACTTGAATTCCGTCATGCTGGCCGAGATGCTGGCCTTCTTCGGGCCGCAAGCTGCCAGGGCTAGGCTCAGGGCAACGGCGGCACCAATCACGATCCGAGACTTCATTTTGCTGTTCATTCTTTCTCTTTCCTCCCGCGATTCAGGCCCATACGGCTCGTCGCAGATGAAGTAGACCATAATTCTCGGATATAGTCAACCTGGACAAGGGGAAGCCGATGGATCCAGAGAGCCTGCGGCGCTATCTGGATAGCAGGTTCATGGACCAATTGGAGGCGGTCATGGATGGTATGCGCGAAGTGGCGACTCCCACGACCGTAGGGAACTCAAGCAGGCAGCTTTCGGCTTGTACGAGAAGTTCCGGCCTGAGATCCCGCAGGGGAAAGAGGGCTGGGGCGCCAATGATGACTAGGTCCAAGTCCTTCGATACGTACTGGTTCCCACTGTAGGTTGACACCGT includes:
- a CDS encoding cupredoxin domain-containing protein, which encodes MKSRIVIGAAVALSLALAACGPKKASISASMTEFKYEPESWTVPAGAEVTLTLTNNGSVEHEWLLLDAGVTIVPPFDEEAVTDSILVDQDVAAGASATVVFTAPTTPGNYEVVCGVAGHIEGGMTGTLIVQ